Proteins encoded together in one Prochlorococcus marinus str. MIT 9211 window:
- a CDS encoding alpha/beta hydrolase family protein yields the protein MVSPKNQVSSKFLDAEVVLGEFPKIKSPRILGDWVFWLEQRPYENGRTTLLTRPWGRFDCLPQELTPFPVNLRTRLHGYGGSPLALVKQADCFVMTWIDDQQGGLWHQKWIIADQTKPTILKSLSSPICLSLKDKYCLADGLIDLQFNRWIGVMEEDNKDYLVSFALDKELKAPMILHQAIDFLGYPTLSIKSDQLAWVEWQKPYMPWDQSQIFHSFINDIGKLSSVSMLSGSDKSSQKSSAFQPQWLPNGQLIVAEDSSGWWNLKIAGPDFSSNLTNQFSNLWHIKAEAACPQWIHGMSTIASSGKKEIVALSCQEGSWSMSVVNKSGSVTKLQLPFEHFEDVSSEEGKAVAIAANSFLDSGLLEVNLKNGSWIHNSFRESIVKPQEISIAESFWFKGFGGEMSHAWYYPPIQGRLNYSPLLVKAHSGPTSMAKRGLNLEIQFWTSRGWGVLDVNYAGSTGFGRAYRDRLKHSWGEADVFDCSQAAMELINNGKADKNLVAIEGSSAGGFTSLCCLCFRNIFRVASCKYPVIDLLDMANSTHRFEEYYLDFLIGKFNNNKHLYMSRSPINNLDKITCPVILFQGLKDKVVSPEKTKDLFTALKNKKIPTELHVFDNEGHGFNHRSTKIKVLRETESFFREHLGI from the coding sequence TCCTTGGGGGAGGTTTGATTGCCTTCCACAAGAGTTAACACCTTTTCCAGTAAATCTTAGAACTCGTTTGCATGGTTATGGAGGTTCGCCACTTGCCTTGGTTAAGCAAGCTGATTGCTTTGTAATGACATGGATTGATGACCAGCAAGGGGGTTTATGGCATCAAAAATGGATTATTGCTGATCAAACAAAACCAACAATTTTAAAATCTCTGTCTAGCCCAATTTGTTTATCTTTGAAGGACAAGTATTGTCTTGCTGATGGTTTGATTGACTTACAATTTAATAGATGGATTGGTGTGATGGAGGAAGATAATAAAGATTATTTGGTTTCATTTGCGCTCGATAAAGAATTAAAAGCACCAATGATTCTTCATCAAGCAATTGATTTTCTTGGGTATCCAACATTAAGTATAAAGTCTGATCAATTGGCATGGGTTGAGTGGCAAAAGCCATACATGCCATGGGATCAAAGCCAAATCTTTCACTCTTTTATTAATGACATAGGTAAACTTAGCTCAGTTTCGATGTTGTCTGGATCAGATAAATCTTCCCAAAAAAGTTCTGCTTTTCAGCCTCAATGGTTGCCTAATGGTCAATTAATTGTAGCTGAAGATAGTAGTGGATGGTGGAATCTTAAGATTGCAGGGCCAGATTTTTCTTCTAATTTAACTAATCAATTTAGTAATCTTTGGCATATAAAAGCTGAAGCTGCCTGTCCCCAGTGGATTCATGGGATGTCTACCATTGCTTCTTCTGGGAAAAAAGAAATTGTTGCTCTTAGTTGTCAAGAAGGTAGTTGGTCCATGAGTGTTGTAAACAAGAGTGGTTCAGTCACAAAGTTGCAACTACCTTTTGAACATTTTGAAGATGTATCTTCTGAGGAAGGAAAGGCAGTTGCAATAGCAGCTAATTCTTTCCTAGATTCTGGTCTGCTTGAAGTGAATTTAAAAAATGGTAGTTGGATTCATAATTCCTTTAGAGAGTCAATAGTTAAACCACAAGAAATCAGTATTGCTGAATCATTTTGGTTTAAGGGTTTTGGAGGTGAGATGAGTCATGCTTGGTATTACCCCCCGATTCAGGGTCGATTGAACTATTCACCTCTTTTAGTGAAAGCTCATAGTGGTCCTACTTCTATGGCAAAAAGAGGTTTGAATTTAGAAATTCAGTTCTGGACTTCTCGAGGATGGGGTGTTTTAGATGTTAATTACGCAGGATCAACAGGCTTTGGTCGAGCTTATAGAGATCGCTTAAAACATTCTTGGGGAGAGGCAGATGTTTTTGATTGCTCTCAAGCTGCCATGGAATTAATTAATAATGGGAAAGCCGATAAAAATTTAGTTGCTATTGAAGGATCTAGCGCAGGAGGTTTCACGAGTTTATGTTGCCTATGCTTTAGAAATATTTTTAGGGTCGCTTCTTGTAAATACCCAGTAATTGATCTTCTTGATATGGCAAACTCAACCCATCGCTTTGAAGAGTATTACTTAGATTTCCTGATAGGTAAATTTAACAATAACAAGCATTTGTATATGAGCAGATCTCCTATCAATAATTTAGATAAGATTACTTGCCCTGTAATCTTATTTCAAGGATTAAAAGATAAGGTTGTTTCTCCTGAGAAAACTAAAGATTTGTTTACAGCTTTGAAAAATAAGAAAATACCTACTGAATTACATGTTTTTGATAATGAAGGTCATGGCTTTAATCATCGGTCTACAAAAATTAAAGTTTTGCGAGAAACAGAATCATTTTTTAGAGAGCATTTAGGTATCTAA
- a CDS encoding SufS family cysteine desulfurase — MMTINEKNLAKLTRKDFPLFSSEDLKNNPLVYLDHAATSQKPKKVIEAISHYYKYENANVHRGAHQLSAKATEAFEKARTITSKFINASSEREIVFTRNATEAINLVAHSWGDSELKEGDEILISLMEHHSNIVPWQLLAERKKCNLRYIGITSSGQLDLEDAYSKLNEKTRILSLQHISNTLGCCNPIAEITQKAHSADALILVDACQSLAHQPIDVKKLNIDFLAGSSHKLCGPTGCGFLWAKENLLEKMPPFLGGGEMIQEVSLNKSSWADLPHKFEAGTPAIGEAIGMGAALTYLESIGLNNIHAYEKKLTKYLFQQLETIEGINIIGPNPKIQSNRAPLATFTINKLHSNDIASLLDTSNICIRSGHHCCQPLHKHYGISSSARASLSFTSTIDEIDTFVSQLISSINFLQENS, encoded by the coding sequence ATGATGACTATTAATGAAAAAAATCTAGCTAAATTAACAAGAAAGGACTTTCCTCTTTTCTCTAGTGAAGATCTCAAAAATAACCCTTTGGTTTATTTAGACCATGCCGCTACAAGTCAAAAGCCAAAGAAAGTTATTGAAGCTATCAGCCATTATTATAAATATGAAAATGCAAATGTTCACCGGGGTGCCCATCAATTAAGTGCAAAAGCAACAGAGGCTTTTGAAAAAGCACGTACAATAACATCCAAATTTATTAATGCATCTTCTGAAAGAGAAATTGTTTTTACAAGAAATGCCACTGAAGCTATAAACTTAGTCGCTCATTCCTGGGGTGATTCAGAGCTAAAAGAGGGCGATGAAATCTTAATTAGCTTAATGGAGCATCATAGTAATATCGTACCTTGGCAATTACTAGCTGAAAGAAAAAAATGCAATTTAAGATATATAGGAATCACTTCAAGTGGACAATTAGATCTTGAAGATGCCTATAGTAAATTAAATGAAAAAACAAGGATATTGAGTTTACAACATATTAGTAATACATTGGGATGTTGTAATCCTATTGCTGAAATTACTCAGAAGGCACATAGTGCTGATGCTTTAATTCTTGTCGATGCTTGTCAAAGTCTTGCTCATCAACCTATCGATGTTAAAAAATTAAATATTGATTTTCTAGCAGGCTCTTCTCATAAATTATGTGGACCAACAGGATGTGGTTTTTTATGGGCAAAAGAAAATCTATTGGAAAAAATGCCTCCTTTTTTAGGAGGAGGGGAAATGATACAAGAAGTGTCTTTAAATAAAAGTAGCTGGGCAGATTTGCCTCACAAATTTGAAGCAGGTACTCCAGCTATAGGAGAGGCAATTGGAATGGGAGCCGCCTTAACTTATCTCGAGTCCATAGGCCTAAATAATATACATGCTTATGAAAAAAAACTTACTAAATATCTTTTCCAGCAATTAGAAACTATTGAAGGTATTAATATTATTGGTCCAAATCCAAAAATACAAAGTAATCGAGCTCCCCTCGCAACCTTTACAATAAATAAATTGCATTCAAATGATATTGCATCCCTTCTAGATACAAGCAATATATGCATTCGAAGTGGACATCATTGTTGCCAACCACTGCACAAACACTATGGAATTAGTTCATCAGCTAGAGCAAGTCTTAGTTTTACATCAACAATAGATGAAATAGATACTTTTGTTTCTCAACTAATATCCAGCATAAATTTCCTACAAGAAAATTCTTAG